The Pan troglodytes isolate AG18354 chromosome 1, NHGRI_mPanTro3-v2.0_pri, whole genome shotgun sequence genome includes a region encoding these proteins:
- the CCDC185 gene encoding coiled-coil domain-containing protein 185 (The RefSeq protein has 2 substitutions compared to this genomic sequence), protein MAGFSHFSQPPYRDLWEPPRPGGERESTQRLGGQRSGADSTACSRAGTPGAESEAGACWLHPHCSFTPRPRRRGCSNSPRGSRSLSDVARRPLERSRKHRPRSRRLEDAWGETGTKPRPAWQPQTQLPPQRPQPCPHYPLAQGDSPPPYPGGAGTPLSGTFRVEKAQGGDQWAVPLGRHLGRWSPSSVPSERSSVPSQKFRRHSACVCAQKRDSSDQVESLASRDSQPLASSKEMRSPHTQVLKSKLEEVVVSSQDQQIVALVLTRLKKAQRMRELQQQAAKAWEELKRSDQKVQMTLGQERRLLLRQSQEQWQEKEQRKTLQSPEQRGRRRDSQRKNVPPGESRWKEQPEDQESPRQEKLEKVCAQAEHRKQCQVRRLREQEKMLRNLREQHSLQLQRRLVEACRKRHLHAVEGQKKVQDTNLSSLINYQARKVLMDCQAKAEELLRQLSLEQSFQRSQEIHQGLRKERQRELREKAQKEEEQLQQARWRAGESEEQRKMRKRILVELADEKIRQARSHVHKTTRDKVQHLRELNHLREKNHHILKLKAEKEEKCHIEGIKEAIKKKEQRVQHISQGKDPNFQEFQKLPQASRREERAPANSSLDQMVLEAQLRACQQNRGY, encoded by the coding sequence ATGGCAGGCTTCAGCCACTTCTCCCAGCCGCCCTACCGGGACCTCTGGGAACCCCCGCGGCCCGGCGGAGAACGAGAGTCCACGCAGCGGCTAGGCGGGCAGAGGTCCGGAGCCGACTCCACCGCGTGCTCCCGGGCCGGGAGTCCGGGTGCGGAGAGCGAAGCTGGGGCGTGCTGGCTGCACCCGCACTGTTCGTTCACCCCGCGGCCTCGCAGGCGCGGGTGCTCAAACTCACCGCGGGGCAGCCGAAGCCTGAGCGATGTGGCCCGCAGGCCCCTGGAACGCTCCAGGAAGCACCGGCCCCGCAGCAGGCGCCTGGAAGATGCCTGGGGAGAGACAGGAACCAAGCCCCGCCCGGCTTGGCAGCCGCAGACCCAACTGCCACCCCAGCGGCCGCAGCCCTGCCCGCATTACCCTCTGGCCCAGGGAGACTCGCCCCCGCCTTATCCCGGAGGAGCTGGCACTCCCCTGAGTGGCACATTCAGGGTAGAAAAGGCACAGGGTGGAGACCAGTGGGCAGTGCCACTCGGCAGACATCTAGGTCGCTGGTCGCCTTCCTCAGTTCCCTCGGAGCGGTCTTCTGTGCCCTCGCAAAAGTTCAGGAGGCACTCAGCCTGCGTGTGCGCCCAGAAGAGAGACAGCAGCGACCAGGTTGAGTCATTAGCCAGCCGGGACTCCCAGCCCTTGGCCTCCAGCAAAGAGATGCGGAGCCCGCACACCCAGGTCCTGAAGAGCAAGCTGGAAGAGGTGGTGGTGTCCTCCCAGGACCAGCAGATTGTGGCCCTGGTGCTGACCCGTCTCAAGAAGGCCCAGAGGATGCGGGAGCTGCAGCAGCAGGCGGCTAAGGCCTGGGAGGAGCTGAAGCGCTCGGATCAGAAGGTCCAGATGACCCTGGAGCAGGAGCGCCGGCTGCTGCTGCGgcagagccaggagcagtggcaggAGAAGGAGCAGCGCAAGACCCTCCAGAGCCCTGAGCAGCGCGGCCGGCGGCGGGACAGCCAGAGGAAGAACGTGCCCCCGGGGGAAAGCCGGTGGAAGGAGCAACCAGAGGACCAGGAGAGCCCGCGCCAGGAGAAGCTAGAGAAGGTGTGCGCCCAGGCAGAGCACCGAAAACAGTGCCAGGTGCGGCGCCTGCGGGAGCAGGAGAAGATGCTACGGAACCTCCGGGAGCAGCACAGCCTGCAGCTGCAGAGGAGGCTGGTGGAAGCCTGTCGCAAGAGGCACCTACATGCCGTGGAGGGCCAGAAGAAGGTCCAGGACACCAACCTGAGCTCCCTCATCAATTACCAGGCCCGGAAGGTCCTCATGGACTGCCAGGCCAAGGCTGAGGAGCTCCTTAGGCAGCTGTCCCTGGAACAAAGTTTCCAGCGGTCCCAGGAGATACACCAGGGCCTGAGGAAGGAGCGGCAACGCGAGCTGAGGGAGAAGGCCCAGAAGGAGGAAGAGCAGTTGCAGCAGGCCAGGTGGCGCGCAGGGGAGTCAGAGGAACAGAGGAAGATGCGCAAAAGAATTCTGGTGGAGCTGGCGGATGAGAAGATCCGACAGGCCAGGAGTCACGTGCACAAGACCACTAGGGACAAGGTGCAGCACCTCCGGGAGCTCAACCACCTGAGGGAGAAAAACCACCACATCCTGAAACTGAAAGCCGAGAAGGAGGAAAAGTGTCACATTGAGGGCATCAAGGAGGCCATTAAGAAAAAGGAGCAGAGGGTGCAGCACATTTCCCAAGGGAAAGACCCAAACTTCCAGGAGTTCCAGAAGCTCCCTCAGGCCtccaggagagaggagagagcgcCTGCCAACAGCTCCCTTGATCAGATGGTACTAGAGGCCCAGCTCCGTGCCTGTCAGCAGAACAGGGGTTACTGA